Proteins encoded within one genomic window of Oncorhynchus masou masou isolate Uvic2021 chromosome 1, UVic_Omas_1.1, whole genome shotgun sequence:
- the LOC135550540 gene encoding leucine-rich repeat transmembrane neuronal protein 4-like — MCPASCRCEGKIVYCESGIFQDIPENISTGCQGLSLRFNRLATLLPYQFAHLNQLIWLYLDHNSITAIDSLAFQGVRRLKELILSSNKITLLHNKAFNAVPNLRNLDFSYNQLHSLQPGHFYGLRKLQNLHLRSNGLSSIPVRTFLECRSLEFLDLGYNHLRTLFRTTFLGLFKLKELHLEHNQFSRINLFLFPRLSNLQVLYLQWNRIRAVNQGLPWIWHTLQKLDLSGNDIHILDPAVFQCMPNLQILHLESNKLSNMSQDVVSAWVSLTTISLVGNAWDCSPTICPLVTWLKNFRGSKDIKIICSSPKSVQGDRVMDIVRNYTVCVNISVEEQTTAMIMRQTTASVVDIKKPTTPPPSTTTTTQDISASTVQRLTPQPVSPIVTEKDTRESILLTSISPESSSFFPELEFEHMAFHKIIAGSVALFLSVSLILLVIYVSWKRYPNSMRQLQQHSVNRKHRKKARKQKCNLNSQLQEYYLTYTNSQTMDALVNETRAYTCTISGSRECENPRPLPGA, encoded by the exons ATGTGCCCAGCAAGTTGTCGCTGCGAAGGAAAGATTGTTTATTGCGAGTCTGGCATTTTTCAAGACATTCCAGAAAACATCTCTACTGGATGCCAGGGTCTGTCCCTGCGCTTCAACCGCTTAGCGACTCTGCTGCCTTACCAATTCGCTCATCTCAACCAGCTCATCTGGCTCTACCTGGACCACAATTCCATCACCGCCATAGATAGCTTAGCCTTTCAGGGCGTGCGTAGGCTCAAAGAACTGATTCTTAGCTCCAACAAGATCACACTTTTACACAATAAGGCTTTCAATGCTGTACCAAACCTGCGCAATCTTGATTTTTCCTACAACCAGCTACACTCTTTGCAGCCAGGTCATTTCTATGGTCTGCGTAAGCTCCAAAACCTTCACCTACGGTCCAATGGTCTCAGCAGTATACCTGTACGGACTTTTCTGGAGTGTCGCAGCCTGGAGTTCCTGGACCTGGGTTACAATCACCTACGCACCCTATTCCGCACCACCTTCTTGGGGCTGTTCAAGTTGAAAGAGCTTCATCTGGAGCATAATCAATTTTCAAGGATTAATTTGTTTCTTTTCCCACGCCTTAGCAATCTACAGGTCCTCTACTTGCAATGGAACCGGATACGAGCCGTCAATCAGGGCCTGCCATGGATCTGGCATACACTGCAGAAATTAGACCTCTCAGGAAATGACATCCATATCCTGGACCCAGCTGTTTTCCAGTGTATGCCAAACTTACAAATACTCCATCTTGAATCCAACAAGCTGAGCAACATGTCTCAGGATGTGGTTTCAGCCTGGGTCTCCCTCACCACCATCAGCCTGGTGGGTAATGCCTGGGACTGCAGCCCTACCATCTGCCCCCTGGTGACCTGGCTGAAGAACTTCAGAGGCTCAAAGGACATCAAAATTATATGCAGCAGCCCCAAGTCAGTTCAGGGAGACAGAGTAATGGACATAGTGAGGAACTACACAGTCTGTGTGAACATATCAGTTGAAGAGCAAACCACAGCTATGATCATGAGGCAAACCACAGCCTCAGTTGTGGACATCAAAAAGCCTACCACACCTCCTCCTTCCACGACCACAACAACCCAAGATATATCTGCATCAACAGTACAAAGACTCACTCCACAACCTGTCTCTCCCATTGTGACAGAAAAAGACACAAGGGAGTCCATACTCTTGACCTCAATCTCTCCAGAATCCTCATCATTTTTCCCAGAATTAGAGTTTGAGCATATGGCCTTCCATAAAATCATTGCAGGCAGTGTAGCCCTATTTCTCTCTGTGTCATTGATCCTGCTGGTAATTTATGTTTCATGGAAGCGCTACCCCAATAGCATGAGGCAGCTGCAGCAGCACTCAGTCAACCGCAAGCACAGAAAAAAGGCCCGGAAGCAGAAGTGTAACCTTAACTCTCAGTTACAAGAGTATTATTTGACTTATACAAACTCTCAGACCATGGATGCATTGGTAAATGAGACAAGGGCCTACACCTGCACAATCTCAGGATCCAGAGAATGTGAG AATCCAAGACCTTTACCAGGAGCATGA